The Acidithiobacillus thiooxidans ATCC 19377 DNA window TATCTCACTCGGGTATTCGGCCGACCGGCACATATTTGGCAAGTTTATCGACATTTTTTTTCTTTTGCAGCGACAATCCATGATCGGATTTATTTGCTCAATGATCGTTTTGACTTTTTTGATATATCTTTACACCAACCAGAGGCCGTTGATACAGCTGTTGCGACAGGACGAGGAGTATTGCTGCTCGGCGCACATCTCGGTAGTTTCGAGGTATTAAGAGGCATTGGCCGACAACATATTGATCCCCGTGTAATTATGGTGATGTATGAAAAAAATGCGGAGCGTATTAATGCCATTCTTGCAGCGGTAAACCCGAATATTGAACAAAATGTTATATCTCCAGGCCGTGTAGATTCGATGATTTGCGTGCAAAAAGAACTGGAAAATGGTGCCTTGGTTGGGTTGCTTGGAGATCGCTCTTTTGGTAAGGAGAAAATGCAACCAATTCCTTTTCTGGGT harbors:
- a CDS encoding acyl-CoA synthetase; the encoded protein is MLRLITWISLKLGRRMARLILYLIAGYFVLFAPKARRSSRAYLTRVFGRPAHIWQVYRHFFSFAATIHDRIYLLNDRFDFFDISLHQPEAVDTAVATGRGVLLLGAHLGSFEVLRGIGRQHIDPRVIMVMYEKNAERINAILAAVNPNIEQNVISPGRVDSMICVQKELENGALVGLLGDRSFGKEKMQPIPFLGKSALWSNGPLRIAAILRRPVFFMTGLYTGPGKYEVFIEPLADFTEVEKEGKEAALQQALTNYVGLLDKYCHMAPYNWFNFFDFWQ